CCCGAACAATATGCTCGCAACTATCGTTCTGGTACACCTTTAGGCGAACGAGTACAAAACTTGGCTGAAGATGTTAGCGAGTCAACTAAAGAATTGACCACTGGTGTTGCTAAGGGTACTCAGCGCGGTATTCATAACGTCAAAGAAAATAGCCAAGATGCAGCTGAAGGCGTAGCTGATACTACTGAACGTGCTGCTTCCAATGCTAAGAAAAATGCTGAATATGCAGGTAAAGACCTAGCAAATAAAGCTGATAAAGCTGGTGACAAAGTTTCTAACTTCTTCCAAGATTAAGCAGATGATACAGCTGGCACTACCAATGATGTAGTGCGCTAAAAAATACCGATTTGCCATTCAACTAAATAGTGTTTCGAGCGGCAATATAATAGAAGCCCGGTTTCTTGAAGAAATCGGGTTTCTGGTCTTGCAGATATCTAAAAAAAGCAGTTATAGAGGTTAAGGTATCTTTGAGGATTCACTAGCAAACTTATTAATTACGGTTGGCTGACGAATGAGAATAGCATGATGCCCAATGCCTTTTTCATTATTGCCGATGACTGTACCAACCTTCTAATGCTAGGCGATGAACTTCTCGCCAGCTAACATCATTTTCCCTGGCTAAAGCGGCGCAATCTTCATATTCTGGTTGGACGTTGGTAATGCGATCGCCACTGCCGGCTAATTTTACTCTTACTTCTCCATAAGGCGTTTGTACGATTTGAATTTGCCGTTCCAAGGTGGCTCTGGTTTGAGTTGAATGACGAATGCCTAAAGTAGTAGTTTCGCGGAATAAAACAACTTCGCAAGCTGGTTGATTTTCTGGATGACAAATTACGGTTAATAACACTCCCTGACGGGATTTTTTCATCACGATCGGCTGAGTAAACACGTCTAAAGCGCCAGCCGAAAATAAAGCTTCAAAAGTATAGGCTATAGCTTGGGGACTCAAATCATCAATTTGGGTTTCTAAAACTGAAATTTTTTCTAACTTAGGGATGGGAAAAAATGCTTCTGAGTTAGGGGATCGATTATCGATTTCCCCAATCCAAAGTCTGAGGATGTTGGGAATCGTTAATTGACGGGAACCTGCCCCCAAACCAACTTTATGGATCGCCATTTGGGGTGGAGGGCCAAAACTAGTAGCGAGAGTAACTGCGATCGCAGCCCCAGTAGGCGTTACCAATTCCTTCTCAATTCCATTACTGTAAACTGGCACCTGACGAGTTTCCCACAATTTCAGCACTGCGGGAGTTGGTACTGGCAATTTACCATGTGCCGCTTCTACGATGCCACCACCAGTAGGCAACGGAGAACAGTAAAGTTGAGTAATGCCCAGCCAATCCAATGCCAAACAAGTACCGACAATATCAACAATGGCATCTGTCGCGCCAACCTCGTGAAAGTGTACCTTTTCTGGCGCAATCCCGTGAACGGCACCTTCTGCTTCTGCCAACTTCCGAAAAACTGCCAAACTAGCCGCTTCTGCTTTTTGAGGTAACTTAGCCTTGGTAATAATTGCTTCTATTTCTGGCAGATGACGTGCGTGATGGTGGGAATGGTCACCATGATGATGGTGATGATGGTCATCTACTAAATCTACATGAACTTTTGTGGCTTGTTGCCCGTTGCGCTGAACTAATTCTGCCCGTAGCTGGTACTCGTGAGAAATTCCCAAAAGATCTAGCTTCTCTATTAAATACTCTAAGGGAACGCCAGCACTCACCATTGCTCCCAGACACATATCTCCGGCAATTCCAGCAGGACATTCAAGATAAGCTAACTTGGTCATTGCGATCTGTCATTAGTAATCGGTGATTGGTCATTAGTGATCGGTCATTGGTGATTGGTCAAGAGGAAATTTCGATAACAAATGACAAATAACAAATGACTAATGACCAATTAGCCAATTAATATTGTAAACGATCGGCTGTTACCCAAAATCCGACCAAAAAGCCATTTTCGATCGCGCTTTCTCAGATTCTATCCAGCAAAAAATTATGGCTACCGTTTACACAATTCATCCGGAAACTCCCCAGGCTCGTAGTATAGAGCAGATCAAGGACGCCCTCCAAGATGGGGCGATCATGTTATACCCGACCGATACTGTCTACGCGATTGGCTGCGATCTGATGGTGAAGTCGGCGGTGGAACGGGTAAGGCAGATCAAGCGACTATCCAACGACAAACCCCTGACTTTCCTTTGTCCTTCTCTATCTAATGTGGCAACCTATGCTTGGGTAACTGACTCGGCTTATCGAATTATGAAGCGTTTGATTCCAGGGCCATATACGTTTATCTTACCTGCTACTAAGTTAGTACCGAATTTGGTGATGAATCCCAAGCGGAAGACTACCGGGATTCGCGTTCCCGATCATCCCGCGTGTTTGGCTTTGCTAGAGGCTTTAGGTAATCCGATTATTTCCACTTCCGCTCACGTACTCAGCGATGAAGATTACGCGCCGATGCCTGCGGTGCAAACTAACGGTCATTTTTCGCGAGTGGAATTGTTCGATCGCTTGGAAAAGTTGGTAGACGTGATCGTGGATAACGGCCAAGAACCGGGCTATGAGGGTTCGACCATGATCGATTTAACGGCTGAAGAACCCAGTATCATAAGGCAAGGTTTGGGATGGGAAGAGGCGGTTAACTGGGGTGTGGAGGTGAGGAAGTGAGGAGCAGGGGGGCAGGGGAGTAGGGGAGCGGGGGAGCACAGGGGAGTAAGGGGTAAGATTAGTTGGGATAAAGTGGATTGGTATAAGTTTGTGAGAGCGGGCTTTTTAAAGAAGATTTGTCGAAAAAGTATTTATTGTGAAGTTAGATTGAAGTTTTTGCTGGATTGTTAGTTTTGGATATGTTGTCGATCGCAACTAGCAGATTGTCACAATAAACCAGTTGGCGAATCGTCCACTGGCACAGAGGGTAAAACAGCTAACCTTCAACTGTCTACCACAACTGGCATAAACGGCTATAATTGCCTTCGGGCAAGCGATTCATCGATTTTTTGAGGAAGTAACGCTACAAAAATCCTCAAGACAGTTTTCATACCAATAAACGAACAGGGACATTGCTGTAACTGCTGTAAATCGTAACTGCCTAAAGTCTAAGTGTAGACAGTTGAGGCAGTGAATTCGCTGCGGACGATTACCGAAGAAATTCGTTGACCTCTCTGTTGTCCAATCCCTTCAGGTGTCATCTCACAAGTCAGGTCAACTATGAAATCCAACTATACGAATTTCTCAACTTCCAGTAAAGAAGCTATCCCCAATTTTACTGATATGAAACTTCATCCATCCGAGCAAGAGTCCGAAATGGACAGGTTGGCTCTAGCCCACCAAATTCAACAAGAATTAAATACCCAAATCGAATCTGACAGGGGAATTAAAGTAGCGAGCGAATCTTTGGCAGCATTGGCCGATCGCATTGCTAAAGAAGTAGAAAGAATTTGTCGCCAAAGTTCTCGCATCCAAAAATCCGGTGAGATTCGTTCTTGGCAATTGACTTTAGCACGGCATCGGATGCAAAAGTGTTTGTCTTACTATAACTTGGGTTCCAGGCAAGGCCGGGTTGAATTACACAGTACGTTGGGTGCGATCGTTTATCGCTACATTGCACCGATGCGCCAAGCTTTAAATTTCCAAGCACGCTATCACCTGATCGAAGATTTCCTGCAAAACTTTTTTCTAGAGTCTCTCAAGGTTTTCCGGAGAGAAGCGGAACTGCCGGAAAATTACACTCCCCGCACTTCTTTAGAGATTGCCGAGTACTTGGCGTTTACAGAGCAGTATGCCAGACGGCGGATTAATTTGGGTGCGGCGACTCAGCAGTTAATTATTTTACGCGCTCAAAGTTTTTCTCGTCGCCAACCTGCGGAAACTACTTTGGATATGGAAGCGGCGGCGGAGTCTCCAAAAACCGAACAAGGGGAAATGCAAAGACGGAATCCCGCATTGCAACAGGTGCGTGCTTCTATGGTATCGGAAGCGATCGATCCGGCAGAGGGAGTTTTGCGGGAACGTTTGGTTTCGGAATTAATTCAATATTTAGAGTCTCAAGGGCAAGCTGATTGCGTTGATTACTTGATTTTAAAATTACAAGACCTTTCAGTGCCGGAAATTGACGAATTGTTGGGGTTGTCTCCCCGTCAGCGAGATTATTTACAACAGCGTTTTAAATATCATGTTGAAAGATTTGCTCGCGTCCATCAATGGCAATTAGTACATCAATGGTTGGGTGCGGATTTAGATCAAAAATTGGGTATGAATACCCAACAGTGGGAAGAATTTTGGCAAAAACTAACGCCGCAACAGCAACAACTCTTACAACTGAAGCGGGAGGGCGTTGAGGAACGCGCGATCGCAAATGCTCTAAAATGGACTCCCAAACAAGTACAAAAACGCTGGTCTCAGCTTTTAGAATTAGCTTGGCAAACTCGCAATAGCGTTGCTACTCACTAATCAGAGGGAGCGGGGAAGAGAAAGGAATAACGCTAAAAAAATCTGTTTAATATTTAACATTTCTGAGGTCAGAACTCTTCTTGTTTCCCTTTCTTTGTTTCTTTCCTTTCCTTCTTCCTTTCTCTTCCCCTTTCCCTCTCTATCTCTTGCTGCCTCTGCGATCGGGAAACCTACTTATCAGGGACATTAAAGCTTAGTATAAATACGTGGATGATAGCAATGTTTTCTTTTGCTAAGTTAGATTAAGTAGTCTATAAAGCTCTATAAGCTCTTTCACTTGTAATTTTAGAGAATCTCGCAGATCTCGTAGACCCTATTATATGATTCTGCCCATCACGACGCGCCCTCATTCGATCGCAATCACTGGGAAGGAAAACCTACCCGGTTGTTGCTGTAGTCAAGCGTTGGATGAAAGCAGACTGACGCACACCCATTCTGAGGCGGTTATGGCAGTTAACGTTCCGACAAAAGATTCATTAGAGCTAGCAGCCCAAAATGTATCGGCACTAAAGCAAGTTTTTTACACTATTAACGCGGATAGTTGTCCGCGTTCTTTCAACTTTCATATGCACACTACCTCCTCAGATGGGAAGTTGAAGCCGGAAGAGTTGATGGAACAAGCGCTGTCTATTGGTTTAAAAGGATTGGCGATTACGGATCACCATAGTGTTGGTGGTTACCAAGTAGCTCGCAAATGGCTGGAGTACCGCCAACAAGATTTAAACTCCTCTGTGGGAAAATTTCTACCCCACTTGTGGACGGGGGTAGAAATTACTTCTAAACTTCTGGGAACGGAAGTTCACATTTTGGGTTATGCTTTCAATCCTGCTAGTTCTCATATCCAGGCTTACCTGCAAGGTGAAAGACCAAAAGGTGATGATGCTGATGCGGTTAATGTAATTGCAGCGATTCATCAAGCTGGCGGATTAGCAGTGTTGGCCCACCCAGTCCGTTATGGGCGATCGCCTGTCGAACTGATTGCAGAAGCGGCTTGCTTGGGTATAGATGGTGTAGAAACTTACTATGCTTACGGAAATCCCAATCCCTGGCGTCCCAGTCCGCAACAAACAGAACAAGTAGAAAAATTAACAGCTAGTTATGGATTGTTAAATACCTGCGGTACGGATACTCACGGAGTTAACTTATTGATGCGCCTTTAAGAAGGAATCAGAGACGGCTTGCGGTCATTTAATTACGGCAGTGATAGCGCATCAAAACCGCTACTGCCGTTTTATTTGCGATCGGGCACAAATAATCGATCTGAAAATATTTTGTCAAAGTCATCATTGAATATAAATGCACCCTATCTATATCCTTTACAAACCACGAGTCTGAATAGTCATTAAAGCAAATATACCGAGGCTGACTAACACTAACAACAAAGGAAACGAGAGAGACTGCCCTAAATGTCTTGCAGGTTTGGCAACTTTCATAGATTTATTTTGATGAGAGTAAGTGATTTATTAAGATAACAGTAAACTTAATTAACCAAAATGCAAGTAAAAAATACATTTGTTAAAAAAACATGACTTTTTTTAACAAATGCTCCGGTATTTACAGCTACCACAGTAGTTTTTATGCCCGATATATCTAAGAAATCAATCTACAATAGATTGACTTTTATAGCTGTTGAGCCAAACTGGTAACATATGGCTCCTATGGAATCATATATTTAGATAATTTTTCGGATCGACTTAGCCGATCTTACTTATGACAAAGTACCGAGCTAGGGAGAGAATTTTAATAAGTAGGTACTCTAGAGTACGTAGCAAATAATACCGAAAATTATCCGATCGCTAAGGGTGGCAGCTATGAAGGTAGAAAAAATTTTAGGGTGGCGGGGAAAGAAAAGGGCAAGACATCAAATTTTATGGGCGATCGACATATTCGTACTACCTTTTCTGAGTGGCGGTTGTATCCTCGTGGCAACAGTCTGGTTGTGGGACGGTGCTACTGAGCGAGAAACTATCCAAATCAAAAACAAGATTGAAATAGCTGCCGAAACTATCAAAAAACAAGTGGAAGCAGAGCTAGACACTCCTATTTTAGGTTTAAAGCAGATGGCAAAATGGTGGGAAAAGGAAGGGCCACCTATTAAACGGGAGTGGAGAGCAAGTGCTAAAGCTTACATAGATTTCTACCAAGTTTGCCAAACTCTACAATGGGTAGATACTTCTTTTCAACCTCGATGGACGGTAGCGCCAGATGAGAAGGTGACACCAAATAAGGAATCGCACCAAAAAGTGCTGGCTAATTATCAAAAAACACAGCAAGATACCATCATAATTCAGTCACCGCAAAACCGCAAAGATTTATGGGTATACGTTCCTTTAGTATATCAAAAATGGGAATACGGGTTTATTTTCGCTATTTATACGCCCGAAGATTTAATTAAAAGGATATTACAAAAAAATTATCTTCCTGATTACGGTATCCGAGTATTTGATGAAAATCGAGAAATTTTTAGCCAGGAACGAGATGAGGCTGAAAATCCCTCTGTTTGGCGAAAAGAAATAACTTTTTCCGGTCATGGAATGAAGTGGCGATCGCAAATTTGGCCGAGTTCTCAATTATTAGTACAAGAACGGTCACGGTTGCCTGAAATTATTTTAATTACAGGCATAATTATATCGATCGCTGTTACCTTGACAGTGTATAGCATTCAACGAGTAGGGCGACAAGCAAAAGAAAACGAAGAAATCTATTTAGCTTTAAACCAAGAGATTAGCGAACGGGAGCAAGCAGAAGCAGCTTTGCGGGAAAATCTGCAAATGATTGACCTTGCCGATGACACGATTATAATTCTGGATTTGGAAAATTTAGTAGTTTATTGGAATCAAGGGGCAGAGAGACTTTACGGTTGGAAAAGAGAAGAAGCGATCGGCAAATACATTCACGGATTTTTGCAAACTATATTTTCTCAACCTTTAGAAGAAATTCAAGCAAAGTGTTTACAAAAAGGGCATTGGCAAGGTGAATTAATCCAGACTAGACGGGATGGTACGCAAATCACCGTATCTAGTCGCTGGAGGTTACAACGAGATAAACAAGGGCAGCCTACTGCTTTTTTAGAAATCAATCACGATATTACCGATCGCAAGCGTACCGAAGAAATTTTACATAAATCTCAATGGCAGTTAAGAGAACAAACCGCCCAATTAGAAGCGGCTTTACAAGAATTAAAAAATACGCAATCTCAGTTGATTCAAAGCGAAAAAATGTCTTCTCTCGGTCAAATGGTAGCGGGAGTAGCTCATGAAATTAATAACCCGGTTAATTTTATTTATGGTAATATTCTTCACGCTAAAGAATATATGGAAGATTTATTAAAATTAGTACAACTTTATCAAGACGAATATCCAAATCCTACCGAAGTTATTCAAGATGAAATAGAAGCGATCGATTTAGAATTTTTGATGAAAGATTTACCGAAAGTCCTAGCTTCTATGAAAGTTGGTGCTGAACGTATTCGAGAAATCGTTAAATCTTTGCGACATTTTTCCCGTTTGGATGAAGCGGAAAGAAAAGAAGTTGATATTCACGAAGGTATTGACAGTACTTTGATGATTTTACAAAATCGATTAAAAGATAAACCAGATCATCCGGGAATTCAAGTAGTTAAGGAATATAGCAAACTTCCTTTGGTGGAATGCTATGCCGGACAACTTAACCAGGTATTTATGAATTTGATCGGTAATGCAATTGACGCTTTAGATGAATATAATAAAATGCGATCGCTAGAAGAAATTAAAGCCAATCCCAGTAAGATCGAAATAAAAACTCAAATGAATCTGGGCTCAACAGAAAAAGAAAATTTATTCTCTTCAACTTCTCACCCAACATTTCCTTCCGTTCAGATTTGGATTGCTGATAACGGTCATGGCATGACAGAAGAAGTAAGGCAGCGCTTGTTCGAGCCATTTTTCACTACTAAACCAATTGGGAAAGGAACCGGATTGGGATTAGCCATTAGTTACCAAATAGTGGTAGAAAAACACGGAGGAAAATTAGAATGCTACTCTCAACCAGGTCAGGGAGCAGAATTTTTGATTGAAATTCCACTCCGCCAAGAAGTAGTAAAAAATCAAAAGTAAAAAGTCAACAGTAAAAAATTAACTTTCATTCCTTTCTTTTCTTCCCTATCAATGAGTAAGACCGTGTTCGAGAGCGTAACGTACTAATTCGGTGCGGCTGTTAGTACCCGTTTTGCTAAATAAGCGACTAACGTATTTTTCTACGTTACGAACGCTCGTATCTAAGCGGCGGGCAATTTCTTTGTTCATTAAACCTTCTGCCACTAAATCTAGAACGCTTTGTTCTCTGGGAGTGAGGTCGATTTTAATGGGTGAAGGTGTTTGAGCGATAGTTGGTCGCTGCTTTAATTGTTCTCTAATTTCTGCCAGTTGACGGGCTATATCATCGAGGTTGGTATTGTCTGAACTTTTTTCGGAAACTGCTCTTCTTTCTAGCAAATTTTCTACAATTGCCACTAATTCATCGGGGTCAAATGGTTTGGAAAGGTAAGCATCGCATCCGGCGTTATAACCTTGAATGCGGTCTTTAGTCATTCCTCTAGCAGTTAAAAATACCACTGGTAAAGTTTTAAACCGAGGGTCTTCCCGCATTTGCTTCAAGAATTGGTAACCATCCACCTTAGGCATCATGATGTCTGTAATTACCAAGTCTGGTGTATATTGCTGTAGTTTTTGCCAACCTTCTGAAGCGTTCGCAGCAACGTCAACCTGAAAGTTACTGTCTTCTAGGTAAGCTTGCACTGCATCCCGAAGTCCGGGTTCGTCATCTACCAATAATAGTTGTCCTGCCATCTACATCACCTTAAAATTTTACTTATTTTTAAATGTAGCTAAATCAGTCGTTCGGTTATCCGCCCTTAGACCGAACTTGACTTTTACTAACAAGTACGTATTTTATCTGGTGATAGCAGCGAAAATCCATAAACTAATGTTACGCACCTTTCTCGATCGGGCTTGAGAAACCGGGTTTCTATACGAAAAATCTGGTGTTTCAGGTAAAGGTAATGGCAAGAAACTAAGGTGATGACTCTGATGCAAGATCTGAGTAAACTAATCACTAGCAACTTGGGTTAATTAGCGTTTTTCCAACCATTCAATGATTTTGGCTTCTTCCGATAGTTTAGATTGTTGTTGTCCAGCAGTTCGCGCTTGTGTATTGAGGAGATAAATAGGAGTGTTTAAAAAATCAACAAAACTAGCTTTACCTACCAGCGCCTTTACGCTAGTAATTGGTAGTTCTTTCAACAACCATCGGCTGATGCGATAAACATATTCTTGTGGCAATAATCCTTTCATTAATTTAATGCCGTGTAATTCATGTAAATAACGATTTGAACGTCCGTAACGTCGCCATTGGTTTTGGAATTCCCTGATGGTAGAACGGTGGCGATGTTGTACGATCGCAGTTGGTGCAAAAGTGATTTTCCAGGCAGTTTC
The Leptolyngbyaceae cyanobacterium DNA segment above includes these coding regions:
- a CDS encoding DUF6658 family protein, which encodes MNKVISVFKRFNFLRVLTVVFAGLILFVTTACGSNLQAKALSNNPRPEVPNNAVTNRYEGGMNDFSDVDPRFDASRSQTKANDAIGKAEGNLTKRADSPEQYARNYRSGTPLGERVQNLAEDVSESTKELTTGVAKGTQRGIHNVKENSQDAAEGVADTTERAASNAKKNAEYAGKDLANKADKAGDKVSNFFQD
- the larC gene encoding nickel pincer cofactor biosynthesis protein LarC, whose translation is MTKLAYLECPAGIAGDMCLGAMVSAGVPLEYLIEKLDLLGISHEYQLRAELVQRNGQQATKVHVDLVDDHHHHHHGDHSHHHARHLPEIEAIITKAKLPQKAEAASLAVFRKLAEAEGAVHGIAPEKVHFHEVGATDAIVDIVGTCLALDWLGITQLYCSPLPTGGGIVEAAHGKLPVPTPAVLKLWETRQVPVYSNGIEKELVTPTGAAIAVTLATSFGPPPQMAIHKVGLGAGSRQLTIPNILRLWIGEIDNRSPNSEAFFPIPKLEKISVLETQIDDLSPQAIAYTFEALFSAGALDVFTQPIVMKKSRQGVLLTVICHPENQPACEVVLFRETTTLGIRHSTQTRATLERQIQIVQTPYGEVRVKLAGSGDRITNVQPEYEDCAALARENDVSWREVHRLALEGWYSHRQ
- a CDS encoding L-threonylcarbamoyladenylate synthase, producing the protein MATVYTIHPETPQARSIEQIKDALQDGAIMLYPTDTVYAIGCDLMVKSAVERVRQIKRLSNDKPLTFLCPSLSNVATYAWVTDSAYRIMKRLIPGPYTFILPATKLVPNLVMNPKRKTTGIRVPDHPACLALLEALGNPIISTSAHVLSDEDYAPMPAVQTNGHFSRVELFDRLEKLVDVIVDNGQEPGYEGSTMIDLTAEEPSIIRQGLGWEEAVNWGVEVRK
- a CDS encoding PHP domain-containing protein, whose translation is MILPITTRPHSIAITGKENLPGCCCSQALDESRLTHTHSEAVMAVNVPTKDSLELAAQNVSALKQVFYTINADSCPRSFNFHMHTTSSDGKLKPEELMEQALSIGLKGLAITDHHSVGGYQVARKWLEYRQQDLNSSVGKFLPHLWTGVEITSKLLGTEVHILGYAFNPASSHIQAYLQGERPKGDDADAVNVIAAIHQAGGLAVLAHPVRYGRSPVELIAEAACLGIDGVETYYAYGNPNPWRPSPQQTEQVEKLTASYGLLNTCGTDTHGVNLLMRL
- a CDS encoding PAS domain S-box protein, with protein sequence MKVEKILGWRGKKRARHQILWAIDIFVLPFLSGGCILVATVWLWDGATERETIQIKNKIEIAAETIKKQVEAELDTPILGLKQMAKWWEKEGPPIKREWRASAKAYIDFYQVCQTLQWVDTSFQPRWTVAPDEKVTPNKESHQKVLANYQKTQQDTIIIQSPQNRKDLWVYVPLVYQKWEYGFIFAIYTPEDLIKRILQKNYLPDYGIRVFDENREIFSQERDEAENPSVWRKEITFSGHGMKWRSQIWPSSQLLVQERSRLPEIILITGIIISIAVTLTVYSIQRVGRQAKENEEIYLALNQEISEREQAEAALRENLQMIDLADDTIIILDLENLVVYWNQGAERLYGWKREEAIGKYIHGFLQTIFSQPLEEIQAKCLQKGHWQGELIQTRRDGTQITVSSRWRLQRDKQGQPTAFLEINHDITDRKRTEEILHKSQWQLREQTAQLEAALQELKNTQSQLIQSEKMSSLGQMVAGVAHEINNPVNFIYGNILHAKEYMEDLLKLVQLYQDEYPNPTEVIQDEIEAIDLEFLMKDLPKVLASMKVGAERIREIVKSLRHFSRLDEAERKEVDIHEGIDSTLMILQNRLKDKPDHPGIQVVKEYSKLPLVECYAGQLNQVFMNLIGNAIDALDEYNKMRSLEEIKANPSKIEIKTQMNLGSTEKENLFSSTSHPTFPSVQIWIADNGHGMTEEVRQRLFEPFFTTKPIGKGTGLGLAISYQIVVEKHGGKLECYSQPGQGAEFLIEIPLRQEVVKNQK
- a CDS encoding response regulator transcription factor, which encodes MAGQLLLVDDEPGLRDAVQAYLEDSNFQVDVAANASEGWQKLQQYTPDLVITDIMMPKVDGYQFLKQMREDPRFKTLPVVFLTARGMTKDRIQGYNAGCDAYLSKPFDPDELVAIVENLLERRAVSEKSSDNTNLDDIARQLAEIREQLKQRPTIAQTPSPIKIDLTPREQSVLDLVAEGLMNKEIARRLDTSVRNVEKYVSRLFSKTGTNSRTELVRYALEHGLTH